A window of the Lactobacillus amylovorus DSM 20531 genome harbors these coding sequences:
- a CDS encoding DNA-3-methyladenine glycosylase, with amino-acid sequence MDYVEYFTNRPTDEITRDLIGRPLTFNNGTEKLGGYIVEAEAYIGKLDRAAHSYGGRRSPSNEGLYRTGGTIYIYAQRQYFFFDVACQEENEPQGVLIRAIDPVWGIDTMVKNRNGKSGVLLTNGPAKMMQAFGIHDKNWNLHFLSDSPFIIDLDDNHKRIAQKIIADKRVGINQSDPVWANKKLRFYVAGNPYVSDMKKRDCAYSNVWT; translated from the coding sequence ATGGATTACGTAGAATATTTTACTAACCGTCCCACTGACGAAATCACCCGCGATTTAATTGGACGACCACTCACTTTTAATAATGGAACAGAAAAACTTGGCGGCTATATCGTAGAGGCCGAAGCTTACATAGGAAAACTCGACCGTGCTGCCCACTCTTACGGTGGTCGCCGCAGTCCCTCTAACGAAGGCCTTTATCGCACTGGCGGCACCATTTATATTTATGCTCAACGGCAATACTTTTTCTTCGATGTTGCCTGCCAAGAAGAAAATGAACCACAAGGAGTTTTGATTCGCGCAATTGATCCTGTTTGGGGCATTGATACTATGGTTAAAAACAGAAATGGTAAAAGCGGAGTTCTCCTCACCAACGGTCCTGCTAAAATGATGCAAGCTTTTGGTATCCACGATAAAAACTGGAATCTACATTTTCTTTCAGATTCGCCATTTATCATCGATTTAGACGATAATCATAAACGTATTGCCCAGAAAATAATCGCAGATAAACGCGTCGGGATTAATCAATCTGATCCTGTCTGGGCTAACAAAAAATTACGTTTTTACGTTGCTGG
- a CDS encoding DUF488 domain-containing protein gives MTEIKLVRIYDHEQPEGYRILVDRMWPRGMSKVKADLGEWDKQIGPTNELRKWFNHEDEKFPEFKEKYIKELDENDFTPEFIETVKDKLKSGDVLFLYGAKNREHNQAVVLKEYVESKM, from the coding sequence ATGACAGAAATTAAATTAGTACGAATTTATGATCATGAACAACCCGAAGGCTACCGAATTTTAGTTGATCGGATGTGGCCACGTGGTATGAGTAAAGTTAAGGCAGACTTGGGTGAATGGGATAAGCAGATTGGCCCAACAAACGAATTAAGAAAATGGTTTAACCATGAAGATGAAAAATTTCCCGAATTTAAAGAAAAGTACATCAAGGAATTGGATGAAAATGACTTTACGCCTGAATTTATTGAGACAGTAAAGGATAAGTTAAAGTCTGGTGATGTTCTGTTTCTTTATGGTGCTAAAAATAGGGAACATAATCAAGCAGTTGTGCTTAAGGAATATGTTGAAAGTAAAATGTAA